Proteins found in one Nitrosopumilus maritimus SCM1 genomic segment:
- a CDS encoding beta-CASP ribonuclease aCPSF1, with protein MQRKQQQKELPPSSQNIMATILQSIPKEANVTKIEYEGPRIALYTNAPRYLMENNETISNLVSVIKKRIVVRTDESIRKPEDDARKIIASLVPEDAKLQNTLFDTATGEVSIEAKRPWLLQRNAKEFNHAEVTEKTGWKIRVRKATTVPSRTIQTINATLKQASTERSKQLKQVGDEIFRPRLTQRTEVSLYTLGGFGQVGRSSLLLSTPESKILIDCGINPGARSPMDAFPRLDSLNLTLDDLDAVVIGHAHLDHTGFLPTLCKYGYKGPIYCTEPTLPMMNLIQLDAIKVAAAQGRTPIYSERDVKQIMRQTITLPYGTVTDISPDIKLVLANAGHILGSALCHFHIGNGDHNFVYSGDIKFGKSILFEAASWNFPRVETLLIESTYGLKEDIQPSRQEVESAFINAVNNTLADGGKVLIPIPAVGRAQEIMMVIDHYMKSGEMIEAPVFTEGMISEASAIHESYPEYLARELKQKILETDDNPFDSEYFTNIEHADAREEPMREDSPCIILATSGMLEGGPVLEYFKNIAPDKKSKVLFVSYQVNGTLGRRVLDGSKQATMLGKDGKVEVVTINCGVEKLDGFSGHSDYNQLMSFVQRLRPKLRRVLVNHGERKKSENLAMNIRRMHRVPAHYPQIQEAIKLF; from the coding sequence ATGCAAAGAAAACAACAACAAAAAGAATTACCTCCTAGCAGCCAGAATATAATGGCCACCATACTGCAAAGTATACCTAAAGAAGCTAATGTTACAAAAATTGAGTACGAAGGACCACGAATTGCACTTTACACAAACGCTCCTCGTTATCTAATGGAAAATAATGAAACGATTTCAAATCTTGTAAGTGTAATCAAAAAACGAATCGTTGTTAGAACTGATGAATCAATTAGAAAACCTGAAGATGATGCCCGAAAAATTATTGCAAGTTTGGTTCCAGAAGATGCAAAATTACAGAATACTCTATTTGATACTGCAACAGGTGAAGTTTCAATTGAAGCAAAACGACCTTGGTTATTACAAAGAAATGCAAAAGAATTCAATCATGCTGAAGTAACTGAAAAAACAGGCTGGAAAATACGTGTAAGAAAGGCTACAACTGTCCCTTCCCGTACTATTCAAACAATCAATGCAACTCTCAAACAAGCCTCTACTGAAAGAAGTAAACAACTAAAACAAGTTGGAGATGAAATTTTCAGACCTAGATTAACCCAAAGAACAGAAGTTTCACTTTATACACTTGGTGGATTTGGTCAAGTTGGACGATCTTCATTATTGCTGTCTACTCCTGAAAGTAAGATACTCATTGATTGTGGAATAAATCCTGGAGCACGTTCTCCAATGGATGCATTTCCTAGATTGGACTCTTTGAATCTCACACTAGATGATCTTGATGCTGTAGTTATTGGTCATGCACACTTGGATCATACTGGATTTTTGCCTACATTGTGTAAATATGGATACAAAGGACCAATCTATTGTACCGAACCAACACTACCTATGATGAATCTTATTCAGTTAGATGCAATCAAAGTTGCAGCAGCTCAAGGAAGAACTCCAATCTATTCTGAACGTGATGTCAAACAAATTATGAGACAAACAATTACTTTGCCATATGGAACTGTAACTGATATTTCTCCTGACATTAAATTAGTTCTTGCAAATGCAGGTCACATTCTTGGTTCTGCATTATGTCACTTTCATATTGGAAATGGTGATCACAACTTTGTTTATTCTGGTGATATCAAATTTGGAAAAAGCATTTTGTTTGAAGCTGCTAGTTGGAATTTCCCTAGAGTAGAGACATTACTCATAGAAAGTACGTATGGTCTTAAAGAAGACATTCAACCTAGTAGACAGGAAGTTGAGTCTGCTTTCATTAATGCTGTAAATAACACTCTTGCAGATGGCGGCAAAGTTTTAATCCCTATTCCAGCAGTTGGTCGTGCACAAGAAATCATGATGGTAATTGATCATTATATGAAGTCTGGTGAGATGATTGAGGCTCCAGTATTTACTGAAGGAATGATTTCTGAAGCTTCTGCAATCCATGAATCATATCCTGAATATCTTGCACGTGAACTAAAACAAAAAATTCTTGAAACTGATGATAATCCATTTGATTCTGAATATTTCACAAATATTGAGCACGCAGATGCTAGAGAAGAACCAATGAGAGAAGACTCCCCTTGTATAATCTTGGCAACATCTGGAATGCTAGAAGGTGGACCTGTTTTAGAATATTTCAAAAATATTGCACCTGATAAAAAGAGCAAAGTTCTCTTTGTGTCTTATCAAGTAAACGGAACTTTGGGAAGAAGAGTACTTGATGGTTCTAAACAAGCAACAATGTTAGGAAAAGATGGTAAGGTTGAAGTTGTAACGATCAACTGTGGAGTAGAGAAGCTAGATGGATTTAGTGGACATAGTGATTACAACCAACTAATGTCCTTTGTACAAAGACTAAGACCAAAATTACGAAGAGTCCT